One stretch of Glycine soja cultivar W05 chromosome 7, ASM419377v2, whole genome shotgun sequence DNA includes these proteins:
- the LOC114419267 gene encoding uncharacterized protein LOC114419267 yields MLTILRHATRKRVRATLIKPPPNLLQISSTSVNSHTYTITQHYSHSTTMLPPAGTIVFNTVGRVQYGFDVFSVDLNHQQPPPHATADHRLTDGVSINFNAQFINPQNDVVFVSERTGSPRFYITKPDTKPQPLPFLPNALFHDRPIVKNGKLYFVSTHEENDAVFTSWSAVYSTAIDDSTATVKRLTPRGEVDYSPAVSLTGKFLGVASYRSRRWQTNDFRELQTEIVVFPESDPKNRVTVSERGGWPSWSQDSTIFFHRIAEDGWWSIFRVDLTDSELSESRNSPIRVTPPGLHCFTPAAFHDGKRVAVATRRRESNLRHVEIFDLESQTFQRITEDINPNFNHYNPFVSLDSRHLGYHRFRGESIQGEPIYPHLDKVLSPVRDLQLLRLNGSFPTFSPDGDFIAFNHGLDGNVNGGVKIVKSNGSKRWTLLKGRTCFHNAWSPTEKNVIYTSVGPIFESVYKTVQIARIEFDPVHLTNDREEVPFKLTILTREDTGNNAFPSCSPDGKSIVFRSGREGYKNLYIVDAVKGEFDGGIRRLTEGEWIDTMPCWSPKGDLIAFSSNRHDPKNSEVFGIYLVGPNGSGLRRVEVAKGVEGMKERLNHVCFSRDGEWLLFTANLGGVSAEPVGLPNQFQPYGDLYVVRLDGSGLRRLTCNAYENGTPTWHHGDLALCAPREDDGEGGQDWDKLKGEFQEPLWITCDI; encoded by the coding sequence atgttGACAATTCTACGTCATGCCACACGCAAAAGAGTAAGAGCAACACTTATTAAACCCCCACCGAATCTACTCCAAATCTCATCCACTTCAGTAAACAGTCACACTTACACTATCACACAGCATTACTCTCACTCAACAACAATGTTGCCGCCAGCGGGAACCATCGTATTCAACACCGTCGGAAGAGTCCAATACGGTTTCGACGTTTTCTCTGTCGACCTCAATCACCAACAGCCTCCGCCCCACGCCACCGCAGACCACCGCCTCACCGACGGTGTCTCGATTAACTTCAACGCACAATTCATTAACCCCCAAAACGACGTCGTCTTCGTATCCGAAAGAACCGGGTCGCCCCGCTTCTACATTACAAAACCCGACACTAAACCCCAGCCTTTACCCTTTCTGCCCAACGCTCTCTTCCACGATCGCCCAATCGTTAAAAACGGAAAGCTCTACTTCGTTTCCACGCACGAAGAAAACGACGCCGTTTTCACTAGCTGGAGCGCCGTTTACTCCACCGCCATAGATGACTCCACCGCCACCGTCAAGAGACTCACCCCGCGCGGCGAGGTGGACTACAGCCCCGCCGTCTCCCTCACCGGGAAATTCCTCGGCGTCGCTTCTTACCGCTCTCGCCGCTGGCAAACCAACGATTTCCGCGAACTCCAAACGGAGATCGTCGTTTTCCCCGAGTCCGATCCAAAAAACCGAGTCACGGTGAGCGAGCGCGGTGGCTGGCCATCGTGGTCCCAAGATTCAACCATTTTCTTCCACCGAATCGCCGAAGATGGATGGTGGAGCATCTTCCGCGTCGATTTAACCGATTCCGAACTTTCAGAATCTCGAAACTCGCCGATTCGCGTCACGCCGCCGGGGTTGCACTGTTTCACTCCGGCAGCTTTCCACGACGGAAAGCGCGTCGCGGTCGCAACTCGCCGGAGAGAAAGCAATTTAAGGCACGTCGAAATCTTCGATCTCGAATCGCAAACGTTCCAACGAATCACCGAAGACATAAACCCTAACTTTAACCATTACAACCCGTTCGTCTCGTTGGACTCTCGCCACCTCGGGTACCACCGATTCCGAGGCGAGTCGATTCAGGGCGAGCCAATATACCCGCACCTCGACAAAGTCCTCTCTCCGGTTCGCGACCTACAGTTACTCAGACTCAACGGTTCGTTTCCCACCTTCTCCCCCGACGGCGATTTCATCGCTTTCAACCACGGCTTAGACGGCAACGTTAACGGCGGCGTTAAAATCGTTAAATCGAACGGTTCCAAACGCTGGACGTTGCTCAAAGGACGAACGTGCTTCCACAACGCGTGGAGCCCAACGGAGAAGAACGTGATATACACCTCCGTCGGTCCAATCTTCGAGTCGGTTTATAAAACGGTTCAAATCGCGCGCATCGAGTTCGACCCGGTTCATTTAACTAACGACCGTGAAGAGGTTCCGTTTAAGTTAACGATTCTCACGAGAGAAGACACAGGGAACAATGCTTTTCCGTCATGCTCCCCTGACGGGAAGAGCATTGTGTTTCGGTCTGGAAGGGAAGGATACAAGAACTTGTACATAGTTGACGCTGTTAAAGGGGAGTTTGACGGCGGGATAAGGAGGTTGACGGAGGGGGAGTGGATCGATACGATGCCGTGTTGGTCGCCGAAAGGGGATTTGATAGCGTTTTCATCGAACAGGCATGACCCTAAGAATAGTGAGGTGTTTGGGATATATTTGGTGGGGCCAAATGGGAGTGGGTTGAGGAGGGTTGAGGTGGCAAAGGGGGTCGAAGGAATGAAAGAGAGGTTGAACCACGTGTGCTTCAGCCGCGACGGAGAGTGGTTGCTGTTCACGGCGAACTTGGGTGGCGTGAGTGCGGAGCCGGTGGGGCTGCCGAACCAGTTTCAGCCGTATGGGGATTTGTATGTGGTGAGGTTGGATGGGAGTGGGTTGAGGAGGCTGACGTGTAATGCGTATGAGAATGGGACGCCCACGTGGCACCATGGGGATTTGGCGCTGTGTGCTCCTAGAGAAGATGATGGCGAAGGAGGTCAGGATTGGGATAAGTTGAAGGGTGAGTTTCAAGAACCACTTTGGATCACGTGTGATATTTGA